The genomic stretch tgctcGGCATTTCGGAGGGAATGTTAATTAGCGTACGTTAGAATACAGTTAGCGCATATTAGCTTAGGGCATCTGTTGGCAGCTTAACAACAATGTTAGCAGCGTTGCACttcaaaaaagaaagacaaattaaatactgcaaaaataataaagcctTCTTGTCAATTCATTAACTTTACAAGCCCCCGTGTGGGTTAAAACATGTTCAGGAAAAATGTTTGCTCGTTTTCTTGGTGGCAAACtgtttatacatattttttatgcTTTCCTCCCAGTTTTAAAATCCCTTTGACATAAAGGGTCGGCCAAGATGACAAACTTGGGTGTTAAGGCACTCCTCAGCTGGGTAAGTTCAAACTACTGTTAGTTATACTTTGAAGTACACAATCATTCAGGtgtcagttttaatttttttttttttttactcattttattaaaaaaaatattattttacaggTCAATAGTATCAAGCTGTCAAACAGAGTGGAACGGATTGATGATTTACAGGATGGGGCGGTCCTGGTGGAACTGATTTCTGTGCTGTAAGTGGGAGTGTTGCCATGCAGGGTTAGTTTGTGTAAACAATAATGAGGATCACCATGTTTTTCAAAGCTGTTTAGGTAAAATGGGGACAGAATCATGTGTTAGTGGATTTAGGGAGTTTTGCCTTTTCAGTTGGCTAAAGGATAAacagttttttatatatatataaatagttttAAGCGACTTCATACTTGTATGAAATCGTTTACTTCTTAATTTGCTACATTACAGCTTTACTTTAAAGTGTAACGTGTAATCTCAATCTCCAATGTAAACATTTTagacattcaattcaattttatttatatagcaccaattcacaacaagtcatctcgaggcactttacaaagtcaaattcaatcaaatcatacagttttgtcaaaaagtttcctatcaggaaacccagcagattgcagcATTCaatcctgaaagagcgtagagccacaatgGACAGTCCTCTGCATTGtggatggctttgcagcaatccctcatgctgagcatgcatgaagtgacagtggagaggaaaagtcccctttaacaggaaggaaaacctctgacagtatttgtttaaaatgtattatcacaaaaaacaaaacatactgCAATGTCtagtttttttgtattgtgATTACCAGTGTATAATTATTAGGTATATATTAAATTTCAATACAGGTAATTATACTTGCACTTATACTAAGGTGTCATATCTAAAGTCTGCCATATACAACTGTATCttttttatagtgtatttttctttaaagaataTTCATTTGTTGCATTAAGGtaacttattttttatatttcttggattcattttttaaagctgtataaataaaaagttatgtTATTGTCTAGTGTTTACATTACATACAGATCTTCTAAGTCACTTGTAACGCAGTAGAAATTGGAGAGaaatggtaaatgatcagctttttAGGAAAAGGGTCTCAAGCATTTAATTTTGTGtccaaacaggaaaaaggaacCAGTCCCCAGTTTAAGTAGTTCTTCTGAGGATTGGTTTGGTCTCATTGAAGAGTTCCTTGCAAGTAAGCtggctttttttctcctttttatgcTATCCATGTTTTGCCAACTCTCTATCAAGCTATTCTATTACTTATCCAAGATGCAATTAAGCTCTTCACAGTTCTGCTAGTGACCTAATTGGATTTGAGTGTGCTGCAGAAGAGGCTAAAGTATCCTGGACACATGCCCAGAGGACTTGGGTATTAGACTTCTGTCCTGCAGTTTAGTGCAGTGGTCCCAAGCCCTGGTTCTCAGGGCTCACTGTCCTGCATACTTGAAATGCTTATAGTTTTGAAACTAAGGGGAAACAACACTTCACACGTATTGTTTTGAAACTTCAGATGACGAGATATGAGAATCATGTCTGGAAAGCAACTTCCAACTTATCAGAGCAGATAGTCAACCAACTTTCATACAAATACCAGCGTCTTATACGTGTTACTCTATTACTCTATAAGGAACTGTGTGGCAATTGTAAATATTCTTCTTAATTAATGCGTAAAGTATGGTAATTAAATTTGAAGAACAAGTTTTAACCTATATTTTGCTTACTTTTGTATCAAATTTACAATAAATATTCATAACTTAACTGTAATAATATGTAATTGAATTTGCAACAGTGGGAACGATAGTTGCTTTTCTGATTGGAAAAagtctgattatttttgctgtaGCTGTAATAATTGTGACtttattgttaaaaacaatCTTTTCATGCCCAGGTACCACTATTTCCATATAAATGAAGGTGGCTTTGAGCACCGTTGTCTCATAGGAAGTAACTCTCTGTCTCTTTATCTTCATTAGGGGAGTGCAGGTTTAACCCAACTAAGGGCACCCCTATTTCCTGGGACAGCATTCGGAGGGGAAACAACCTAACAGTGGAAATTGCAAAGGttaaaatcaagataaaaagtgaataaatatatgatacaaacacaaattaaagCTAATTCTAATTAGACTTTGCATTATTCCCAGGTGCTTGTGCTGCTTGTTTATTATGACATGATGAATGAGCGTTGCACTCTCAACACACTGGATTGTGAAGCAGAGGTAAGCAGACCTATGTTATTGTATATAATGCCAAATCATTTGTATTTTGAGTGTTTAGTGCAGTGCTTCTAAATTCATCTAACGTAAATGGATTTGTTACTGGAATTTAATGACCTTATAATGTTTCCCCTCTGTTAGCACGAGCTTGCCAAGCTGACCCTTTCTTTTGTGATGGAGAGTGAGGGCTGTGTTTATCTGAACAAAAGACTTGAGCCATACTTGGCAAAGAAATGTAAGTTTTTGGCAATAAATATCATGGGAAGAGCAGATAGTGTCTCggatacatttaattaaaaatactaCCGTGTCTGGTTTGGATTGAAATGCAAACTGTATGTTTAGATTTGTCAGTGTCCCGAGAAGTCTTTGACCAGACAGCAACCACCTCCACCTCCAGTGTGTCCTCCCCCTCCACTCACTCAGATGATGATTCTCCAGTCTTCCTGCGCACACAAAAAGTCTCTTTTGTTGATCTGGAAACAGTGGCTTCCTCCTCTGTCAGGTATCGATGTGAATTTCCAATTAATCCAGCTTGAGTTTTAGTATGGCCCTCTATATGATATAATGTAACCCAATATAAACTCGGAAACATTTCAGATGTAAGAATCCTATTCTTCAACTtgcttaactttttatttccacagCAAGTCTCCTTTGGTGGAGGTTATGAATACGCCTAAATTTCAGATGAGAAAAATGCAAAGGCAGATTTTGAAGGAGAGAGAATACAGAGATGGTTTGGAAAAAGAGCTAGCCAACACGCTCACACTCATGGCCCAGAAAGGTAGTATAAAAAacgtatatatacatatacataagataacaactaataaaatgtactatatacattttattagttgttatcttAATCAACCCCATTTTTGCTAAGTGCgttgttttgctattttttccccccagaatcACATATCAGTCAATTGCAGTACCGCCTAGATAAGCTGAAAACTGCGCAAGGCGATCAGGAGGAGACCATCACCGAACAAATCCGTGAGCTTGAGGCCAAAAACGACTCGTACGTATTTGAAAATGATCTAAACCGATTGCTAAACACATCTAATGCTTTTATTAAGATCCTTAGTAAGATCTTTGTTTCCCTAGGTTGCAAATGCGCCTGAATGAGCTgctaaaggaaaataaagatttgaAGAATACCTCAGTGGACATGGAGCGGAAAGTGGATGAACTTACAGGAGAAAATGGGGAACTCACCTTTCAGGTAATAAGTTATTAATAGTATCTACTAACTTTCTGTTACATTCAGCAACACTAAACATTTTCCCCGTTTGTTTGCAAGTGTAGCATTAATTGTAAATGTGGTTACATAAGATAAGTCGGTATATGTAGGGTTGGTCTCTTGTTTTATCCCCTTTTGACAAGTGAAAAGCCAAAAGTTAAAGGCCTAATTTTAATGCTGTATTTAAATACTATTGTCAGATGAGAGCAGTGTGTTCCAAGCTGGCGATCTTTGAAGCAGAAAATGGCCAATTGACACAAGCTCAAGCATCTGCTGAGGAGGAGTGGAGGAACAAAACGAGCCATTTGCAGTCTGAACTCAACCAAGCAACCACGCAAAAGGTGGGCTGTGGTTTTACAATAAAACTGTGCAGCACTGGTGCCATTTTActgttactattttttttttaattctggttCCCTGTTTTTCAGGAACTCCTGTCTGAACAAATTCAGATCCTCCATGGAAAGATTTCCTGCTTGGAGGAAGAATTAAGGAAAGCCACCAAAGAGGAATTCGGAGAAAACATGGGTCCTGTAATGGAGGTAAGCCGGGTTTCATATggaaaaattagcttttttatttatgtattttccaggtctgggaaaaacatggaaaaataaaataacatggaaATATGTGTACTCCACACATTGTTTCCTCTATTGTCTAAATGTTGTACTCAATCTTTTCTTCTGTGTCCGTCCTTCCTGCTTCCTAATGTAACTTTGCACTTTCCtccctgattttctttttttttctttactgtatTCCTTGtgcctttctttttgtttattctttcaATCTTTCTGCATCttgctttgctttctttcttctgtCCTTGCTTCCTCCCGTGTCATTCCTTGTTTCCTTcaagcctttttttctctctccaatGACCACATTTGAAGGCTCTTCGCCATAAAAAAGCTCAATTCATAGTGAACTTCTGTATTTTCGATATTGAAATGAAGATAAACGGTAGTCTGCAAAATTGAGTTCGAAAAAGTTGGACTTTTTTAGTTACTGTAAATGTGTCGGGGGAATCTGAGGAACGCCTATAATGTTTTAAAGTTAGTAACAGGTTATCAAATGGCTATAGaaagtttattttcttaaacatttgTTCCATGATAAAAAATGCTTATTAGGTATCTCTTCTTAAATCTCCAGAGAGAAATGTTGGAGACTGAGATTGAAAGTCTGAGGGATGAGCTGCAGAGCACAATTTGCTCCCTGAAACAGGCAGAAGAGCAGATCCAAACCCTAACTCACAAGTTGGCCGAATGTGAGGAAGAAATAGCGCAATATAAAGAGTTACTTAAGCAGCAGAAATCCCAAACTGAAGAAGTGATTCAAGCCAAGGATGAACTTCTGGATAAGATGCGTAGAGATCTGGAGGAACAGAGGAGGGTTCTTGAACAAGAAATTTGTGATCTCAAACTTCAACGTGAGCAAATTGAGCACCTGAAGACTGAGGAGGTGACCAGACTACAGCAGCACATCACAGCTTGTGAACAGGAATTGATAACACTAAAAGACATCAAGAAAGAAAACGATGATCTTCTACATCAGGCAGATGTCAAGGTGAAGGACCTTGAGATGAAGCTTGTGGCTGCTACCGCTCTGTTAGCTGATAAAGACCAACACATTTCCAAGCTCCAAGAAGAGGTCGATTTGTTTGCAGAACAAAGAAAATCAAGCAAAGATGAAATTCAGGCAAAACAAGACGCACTTGATAGATTATTAGAGGAGAAATTACACGAAGAAGAACTTCTTAACAATAAAATCCAAACCTTAACAGTGTCTATGGAGGACCTTAACGCGTCTCTGAAACGGGCTGAGCAGGAAACGCAACTTAAGCAGGATCTGCTGGCTAAAACCCAGCAAGAGACCGCTCAAGAAAGGAATATACTTCAGCAACAAATTTTAAGCTGTCAGGAGGATGTGCAGAGGCTACAAGGAGAGATTTTGGAAAGAAATGAGCAGCTGGTTTTGGTCAACAATGCCAACACGCAACATTCAGAATCTCTTCAGCAAGAGATCAGCAGCCTAAAAGTTCAAATAGAAAGTCTTAATGACGCTTTGAGAAAAGCGGAGGAACAAGTTCTGACCCAGCAGGGTTTGCTTACAAAGCTGCAGGAAGAAAGCCGTCACCGGGCAGAGCTTCTGCAGCAACAGCTGTCTGCTTCTGAAGAGGAGGTAAAGGCCTTAAAGGAGTCAATCCAGGCGAAGGAAGATCAGATGCTGCTCATGAAAACCGAGAGTTCAGAGGAGTCTAACCGTCTGCACCAAGAGGTAACAGACTTGAAGACTCGTGTTGAGTGTCTTAATTCCTCATTGAAGACAGCTGAAGAGAACTTCCAGTCTAAGGAAAACCAGTTTGCTGAACAGCACCAACAAAGCATTCATCAAATAGAAACCCTTCAAAGGCAGGTGGTTGCTTCTCAAGATGAGATAAAGAAGCTAGAAGCAGAGATTGATGCTAGAGAGGAGCAGATGGTTCAGCTGAAGACTGAGACCTCTACTAAATCTGTGTTACTGCAGCAGGAGATCCAAGCTCTAAATGAGCAGATAAAAAGCATCTCTGCTTCTCTGGAGACTGCTGAGAACCAAATTAAAGCCAGAGAAGAACTCTTGACCAAGCAAGAACAGGAAAGTGCTCAGCAGATCGAAGAACTAAGGAACCACAGAACCGTTCTTGAGGATGATCTGAATCAACTAAAGCAAGACATTAAATCTAAAGAGGACGAAGTCCAAACATTGAAAGCTGATCACTGCAAAGAGTCAGGGACTCTGAAAGATGAGATGCATACTCTAAAGAATCAAGTTCAATGTTTGAGCGACTCCCTGAAGTCTGCAACAGACCAAATGCTGGCTAAAGAAAACCTGCTGGCTCAGAAAGAGATGGAGATTTCTCAGGAGAAAGATTCACTTCAGAACATGAGGGCAGCTTTTGAAGAAGAAACAACAAGATTGAGGGAGGAGATCCAGGCTAAAGAGGAACAGATGAGTTTCTTAAAACATCAAAGTTCAGAGCAAACTGATTTATTCCATAATGAGATTAAAGATTTAAAGTCTCAGGTTGAATGTCTTAGTACCTCACTGAGGGCAGCTGAGGAGAAATTACAGTTCAAGGAAAATCAGTTTGTAGAGCAGCAACAACAGAGCATTCAGCAAATGGAGGCTGTCCGCATGCAGATGGCTGCGTCTGAAGACGAGGTGAAGAAGCTAAAGGCAGAGATTGATGCTAAAGAGGAGCAGTTAGTTCAGCTAAAGACTGAGACGTCTGGTACTTCTGGGTTACTGCAGCAGGAGATTGATGCTCTAAATGAGCAGATAAAAAGCATCTCTGCTTCTCTGGAGACTGCTGAGAACCACGTTAGAGCCAGAGAAGAACTCTTGGCCAAGCAAGAACAGGAAAGTGCTCAGCAGATCGAAGAACTAAGGAACCACAGAACCGTTCTTGACCATGAGGTGAATCAACTAAAGCAAGACATTAAATCTAAAGAGGATGAAGTCCAAACATTGAAAGCTGATCACGGCAAAGAGTCAGAGGCACTAAACGGTGAAATGCAAGCTCTAAAGAATCAAATTCAATGTTTGAATGAAACACTCAAGTCTGCAACAGACAAAGTGCTGGCTAAAGAAAACCTGCTGGCTCAGAAGGAGATGGAAATTTCCCAGCAGAGAGATTCTCTTCAGAACCTCGTGGCCTCTTCTGGAGAGGAGAAGCAAAGACTCAGAGAAGAGGTGCAGGCCAGAGATGAACAACTTATTCTATGGAAAAGTCAAAGTTCTGAACAGACCGAGGTTCTGCACCAAGAGATAAATGAATTAAAGTCTCAGGTTGAAGGTCTTAGTTCCTCTCTGAGGACAGCTAAGGAGAACTTGCAGTCCAAAGAAAATCAGCTTGCAGAAGAACAGCAACAGAGCACTCAGCACAAAGAGGCCCTTCAGAGACAAATGGCTGCGTCTGAAGATGAGGTGAAAAAGCTAAAAGCAGAGATTGACGCTAAAGAGGAGCAGATGGTTCAGCTAAAGACTGAGACGTCTACTAAATCTGGGTTACTGCAGCAGGAGATCGAAGCTCTAAATGAGCAGATAAAAAGCATCTCTGCTTCTCTGGAGACTGCTGAGAACCAAATTAAAGTCAGAGAAGAACTCTTGGCCAAGCAAGAACAGGAAAGTGCTCAGCAGATCGAAGAACTAAGGAAACACAGAACCGTTCTTGACCATGAGGTGAATCAACTAAAGCAAGACATCAAATCTAAAGAGGACGAAGTCCAAACATTGAAAGCTGATCACTGCAAGGAGTCAGAGACTCTGAAAGACGAGATGCAAACTCTGAAGAATCAAGTTCAATGTTTGAGCGACTCTCTGAAGTCTGCAACAGATCAGGTACTGGCTAAAGAAAACCTGCTGGCTCAGAAAGAGATGGAGATTTCTCAGGAGAAAGATTCACTTCAGAACATGAGGGCAGCTTTTGAAGAAGAAACAACAAGATTGAGAGAGGAGATCCAGGCTAAAGAGGAACAACTTATCAGCCTGAAAGAAGAGGGTTCCATACAGTCAGAAAGGCTAGAGCAAGAAATTAAAGGTTTACAAACACAGCTTGGTGATATGGCCAAATCAGTGGAAACAGCTGAGGAAAATCTTCAGACTCAGATGGAGGTGCTAAATAAACAGCAGCAGGACAGTGCTGGTCAGAAGGAGCTTCTCCAGGAGCGGCTGTCTGCTTCCCAGGAAGAAACCAGGAAGATGAGAAGCGAGATCCAATCTAAGGAAGAGCAGATGGAGCTGCTGAAGACTGAAAATGCAGAGCAGGTGAACTTGTTGCGTCAAGAAATCCAGAGTTTAAATAAGCAGGTGGAAACTCTCCGTTCCTCAATGAGGAGCGCAGAGGAAGAAGTCTGCTCCCGGGAAGATCTTTTGGCTAAGCAACGTCAAGAAAACGCGGAACAGAGTCTGGAGCTCCAGAGCTTACAGGAGAATGtccatcaattaaaaaaacagctggaacAACTACACTCACACGAAGAGGAGATCGAGAGGTTAAGAGAGTCCCAGGCTGAGAAGGGAAACGAGCTCCTTGAAGCTGAAAACAAGCTTCAGGTTCTGCAGACAGAGTTGTCAGAAGCCAAGATGCTCATCGCGGACAGAGACCAGCATCTAAACACGCTGAGACAGGAACTTGAGCTTCAAGTTAACTTGTTGCATAAAGCAAAAGGAGAAGCCGAGGCCAGGGAGGAAGTCATGGCTGAGATAAAAGAGGAGAACTCCAGGCAGAAGGTGGTTCTCCAAAATGAGATCAAGGGGCTCAAAGGAGAATTGGAAACAATTTCTCAAAAGCTTTGTGCTAAAGAGCAGACGTTGATTGAAACCCAGCAAGAGTCCGAGAAGCAGGTGAGCAatctccagcagcagcttttactGGTAAAGGCAGACCTTAACCATCAAAAAGAGGCTCTAATCGCAAGCCTAGGAACAAAGGACGCCATGCAGGACTTGCAGTTGACCACGTTGAAGGAAAAAGAGGCTCTTTTTCAAGAAAAAGAAGCGCTCATGTCCAAGCTGGTCCAAGCAGAGGTGGACCAAAAAGCTCTGGAGAACCAGATCAAAGCCATAATCCTGGAGAAAGACGGACTTGCACAAGCCAACCAGGCcatggagagagagagtaacGCCTCTCGTAAATTGGAGGCCGTGCTGCAGAAAGAGGTTCAAATTCTGAAAATGGAGAAAGAGCAACTTTTgaagcagagagaaaagatgGAGGACTTTGAGCTCGTCAAGAGAGAGCTGGAACAACAACTTGCAGCAAAAACCGAGGCTGTTGACCACTACAAGGCTCAGGTCAGTGCAGTGGCACTccttaaaatgctaaaattacATGTAAATTATGTTGTCGTTTGGTGTCTTACAAATGTGTCCGTCTCATCATCTCAATCCCACAGGTGGAGCGAGCTGTGAGCCACTACAACAGCAAGAAACAACTTCTCCAGAAAAGTGAGGAGGAAAACCTGGAGCTCAAACAGGCTTTAGAGCTTAAAGACAACGAATTCAAAGCTATTCTCACGGAACATAAGGTGCTCCAGCTTGACTTGGAGAAAATCCAGACCAATGAGAAAAGGCTCAAGGCTCAGGTGGCCAGTTTAGAGGCACAGGTTGGTACTGTACATtcagataaaataccaaaatattATCACATGGTGCTTTTGCATCAAGTATCTTGTGTTCTAACATTTATCATGATGTCTTTCTTTAGGTGGTCTATGCTGATCAAGTCCTTAGAGCACAAAATAAGATCCATGGTAATGGAGGTGGTGTGACGGACTCGGCTTATCCAGAGGGTCCCAGGACACACTCTCATGTTGGCGCTACAGTGCAGGTGAAGAGGTCCATGAGCTCTGACAGCCTGGATCAAAGTTCGCTGGACGATTCTCTGAACAGTACAAGGTAAGGCCTAAATAAGGAGTACTCGTTATCTCTGATTAGCCAAATCGCTCCTTGATTTAAAAATCTTgccccaacagttttttttttttgtcttgctgACTGAGCActcattcaaaaaataaactgtggCCATTTTTCTACCATTTAGTCTCTAGACAGCGCTACATTTATGTTGAACTGTACAGGTGGTTCTTACACTGGGTCTAAAATGCCAAACGAGCAATGAAAAGTGCTGTTTTTATGAATTTTACAAGCAAAAGTTACACATGTTCAAGGGTTCTAGATGTTAAAATCAAGGTGTACTAAATTAGCTCAGATGCTACAAAAGCATCACATTGTTTCATCCTGTGATACCTAAAGATGAGACTGAGACCAAGCTAGTATTTAAGAATTGCAGTAATActttagaaaacattttcacatttttgtccgTTTGAGTATAGACACTTGAATCTAGAAAGATTTCATTTTGTAAGGGACAATGTGAAGGAACCCTCTTACAGATTGTTCTGTTTAGTTCTTTAAAATATGTTGAgggtcattttttaaaatttactttttaatctttttatagATTCCTGCATAGATGTGGGTAAAAATACTTGAGTTAAAAGTGTACAACCAGCAAGAAGAAATATAATACCTGCCCCTCCAGTCTGTGCTGCTGTTCATTTGTGAATAACAAGGGATCAAATTCTATGACTgacacttctgttttttttttttgcttttgttttttttaaataatttccagGAAACTGTCTGCACCTGGTGAATCGAGCACACCGCTGGTTCGAAGCTCTGAACGTTTAGCAGCCAAACGTCGGGGCCTTCAGGCAGAGTCTCTGGAAACGCTCTACTTTACCCCAATTAACACCAGGCGGACTAAAAGGCAAGTTTAAAAGTCACTATATGGCATATTTTTATAGTTCTTTTAAACTCTTCATGAGAAAATAGGCATTTTCAGAGAATGCAATATACTGATTACACTTGAATGAGAAAcacttgatttatttttccctattaaaaaaatcctaatattgaataaatgttatctgctgaacaaaaaaaaagatttaaaatgcagcaaataaaacaaagtagacACAATTATTGTAGATCTGTATAGAGGTATTAGACATATGCCCTATTAAAAAGCGTACAGCTTCCTAACTTTatcactaaaatgttttctgttttgctttcagCCAATTCCCAGCAACAAAAGTGACTTTCTTTGAAAATACGTGTTGTATTTAGCCAGGTTTAATGAATGTGTGTcccctagttttttttttttttttttttttttgatgaaaacgtcactggatgtttttgcttttactgccattattaaaatgaaagtgAAGAGGCTTTCGTTTAAGAAGATATGCAGTTGTCAGTGAAAGCTCctcctaaacaaaacaaaaaaactacaaaatgtcCATCAGCACCATGAGGGCCAAATTTATACCATTCTTGAACTGCAGTTACAATTGTTGCTGGTATTTAATTTAAGCTTTGGTGACTCGCTTGGCTCGACACTACTGGTTTGaatctgtataaataaatagcgtaagaaaataaatggatttGTTTGTCGTTCCTAGGTCCAGTGACGAGTCTGACGTGGAGCTGAACTCGACCCATAAAAATCCAACTTCATCTATCAAACGACGCAGAACAACACAGGTCATAAACATCACCATGTCCAAGGTAGAGAGAACCTCTTTGCCCTTAGACATGCTTTCCTCCCTGAGATGCTGCTCTAGTTCTGAGTCTGTTGCGTGTTTTCCATCTCTAGAAAACGCCAGGCCACGGCGAGGCCGACGAGACCTTTTACAGCTTGCATTCAGCTCGCTCACAACCAAACCTCAACGGTGCTCACTTTGCACAACCCATGTCCATGGAGGTGTTTAATACACCGGCTGGAAAGGCCAGTGCTGCCAGCGATCAGCTGATTGGTCTTCCAGGCTACAGACGGAGCACTGTCCACACACACAGTAAGTTCATTTCTTGCTTTATTTAGAAAATCAGAACCATATAGTGTTGGACAGGCTGTAATTTTGGATGGTGTTCTTAAGCATGCATCTAACCAAGTCTCCGGTCTCTGCTCGCTTCCAGCTGCTAGTACCTTCTGTGTGGGAGCAGAGAACGAGCCTGATGGTGGACCTGAGGACTGGCTGAGGATCGCAGAGCTGCAGGCCAGGAACAAGGCCTGCCTCCCGCATCTGAAGAGCAGCTACCCTGTGGAGTCAGAGGTGAGGAAAAAAGCAAATGATCCGCCTGCAGCAGCCTTTGAGATGGTTGGAGAAGTAAACTACATGTCTGTAGCGAGTAGTTTTCTCCTAAGATTCCTCTTGGTTTATCCCTGTAGACTGGCCAGGGCAGTGCATTAACTTTCACAGACGAAGAGCTCCGCACTGGAGATCCCTCTGATACAATCAGGCGGGCGTCCATGATGCCGGGCCAACTGCAGGACTCCCTGGTCTCCCATCGCCACTCCCTCATGGCGGCTCAGACGGGTGTTGCTACTCGTTCCCATCGTCTGTCCTTGATGCCCGGCCAGCTGCCTGCAAGACCAGCCCTCTCCTCTCAGCTGAAAAGCCCAAAGGGCTCCAAGCACTCTTCATCCAGCTTGTCTGTTCACCAGACTTCTGTTGAGGTGGGTGTAGAATGCATGTTATTAAAATTTACATTACTTGGTGATCTAGCTCAGTGCTGTTTAAAGTCAGTCTTCAAGGGCTGCTATCAGCCTAGTTTTAGATTCCCTGGTCTCAACACGAATCAAATAAATGGGTCATTAGCAGACTCCCTCGGGACCTGAATCTGCTGTTGGTGGCAGGAACACGCCTAAAACAAACAGGGCTGTGGCTTAATCTGATCTAGCTTGTCTGAAGTGCAAAAAGAAACTACAAAAATGCGCCCTTCTGAAACAGAAGCAAGAAGAATAACCGggtaataaaaacaagttaaaatgtttttgcaatCAAAGTTCAAGATTGTTGTAAACCTGCTAGATAATTATAGAAAATGACCGATTTAGTGAAAATGAACAACACTGTAGCTTAATAAATTTTAGAcatagacagctttatttgtc from Fundulus heteroclitus isolate FHET01 chromosome 18, MU-UCD_Fhet_4.1, whole genome shotgun sequence encodes the following:
- the numa1 gene encoding nuclear mitotic apparatus protein 1 isoform X1, coding for MTNLGVKALLSWVNSIKLSNRVERIDDLQDGAVLVELISVLKKEPVPSLSSSSEDWFGLIEEFLARECRFNPTKGTPISWDSIRRGNNLTVEIAKVLVLLVYYDMMNERCTLNTLDCEAEHELAKLTLSFVMESEGCVYLNKRLEPYLAKKYLSVSREVFDQTATTSTSSVSSPSTHSDDDSPVFLRTQKVSFVDLETVASSSVSKSPLVEVMNTPKFQMRKMQRQILKEREYRDGLEKELANTLTLMAQKESHISQLQYRLDKLKTAQGDQEETITEQIRELEAKNDSLQMRLNELLKENKDLKNTSVDMERKVDELTGENGELTFQMRAVCSKLAIFEAENGQLTQAQASAEEEWRNKTSHLQSELNQATTQKELLSEQIQILHGKISCLEEELRKATKEEFGENMGPVMEREMLETEIESLRDELQSTICSLKQAEEQIQTLTHKLAECEEEIAQYKELLKQQKSQTEEVIQAKDELLDKMRRDLEEQRRVLEQEICDLKLQREQIEHLKTEEVTRLQQHITACEQELITLKDIKKENDDLLHQADVKVKDLEMKLVAATALLADKDQHISKLQEEVDLFAEQRKSSKDEIQAKQDALDRLLEEKLHEEELLNNKIQTLTVSMEDLNASLKRAEQETQLKQDLLAKTQQETAQERNILQQQILSCQEDVQRLQGEILERNEQLVLVNNANTQHSESLQQEISSLKVQIESLNDALRKAEEQVLTQQGLLTKLQEESRHRAELLQQQLSASEEEVKALKESIQAKEDQMLLMKTESSEESNRLHQEVTDLKTRVECLNSSLKTAEENFQSKENQFAEQHQQSIHQIETLQRQVVASQDEIKKLEAEIDAREEQMVQLKTETSTKSVLLQQEIQALNEQIKSISASLETAENQIKAREELLTKQEQESAQQIEELRNHRTVLEDDLNQLKQDIKSKEDEVQTLKADHCKESGTLKDEMHTLKNQVQCLSDSLKSATDQMLAKENLLAQKEMEISQEKDSLQNMRAAFEEETTRLREEIQAKEEQMSFLKHQSSEQTDLFHNEIKDLKSQVECLSTSLRAAEEKLQFKENQFVEQQQQSIQQMEAVRMQMAASEDEVKKLKAEIDAKEEQLVQLKTETSGTSGLLQQEIDALNEQIKSISASLETAENHVRAREELLAKQEQESAQQIEELRNHRTVLDHEVNQLKQDIKSKEDEVQTLKADHGKESEALNGEMQALKNQIQCLNETLKSATDKVLAKENLLAQKEMEISQQRDSLQNLVASSGEEKQRLREEVQARDEQLILWKSQSSEQTEVLHQEINELKSQVEGLSSSLRTAKENLQSKENQLAEEQQQSTQHKEALQRQMAASEDEVKKLKAEIDAKEEQMVQLKTETSTKSGLLQQEIEALNEQIKSISASLETAENQIKVREELLAKQEQESAQQIEELRKHRTVLDHEVNQLKQDIKSKEDEVQTLKADHCKESETLKDEMQTLKNQVQCLSDSLKSATDQVLAKENLLAQKEMEISQEKDSLQNMRAAFEEETTRLREEIQAKEEQLISLKEEGSIQSERLEQEIKGLQTQLGDMAKSVETAEENLQTQMEVLNKQQQDSAGQKELLQERLSASQEETRKMRSEIQSKEEQMELLKTENAEQVNLLRQEIQSLNKQVETLRSSMRSAEEEVCSREDLLAKQRQENAEQSLELQSLQENVHQLKKQLEQLHSHEEEIERLRESQAEKGNELLEAENKLQVLQTELSEAKMLIADRDQHLNTLRQELELQVNLLHKAKGEAEAREEVMAEIKEENSRQKVVLQNEIKGLKGELETISQKLCAKEQTLIETQQESEKQVSNLQQQLLLVKADLNHQKEALIASLGTKDAMQDLQLTTLKEKEALFQEKEALMSKLVQAEVDQKALENQIKAIILEKDGLAQANQAMERESNASRKLEAVLQKEVQILKMEKEQLLKQREKMEDFELVKRELEQQLAAKTEAVDHYKAQVERAVSHYNSKKQLLQKSEEENLELKQALELKDNEFKAILTEHKVLQLDLEKIQTNEKRLKAQVASLEAQVVYADQVLRAQNKIHGNGGGVTDSAYPEGPRTHSHVGATVQVKRSMSSDSLDQSSLDDSLNSTRKLSAPGESSTPLVRSSERLAAKRRGLQAESLETLYFTPINTRRTKRSSDESDVELNSTHKNPTSSIKRRRTTQVINITMSKKTPGHGEADETFYSLHSARSQPNLNGAHFAQPMSMEVFNTPAGKASAASDQLIGLPGYRRSTVHTHTASTFCVGAENEPDGGPEDWLRIAELQARNKACLPHLKSSYPVESETGQGSALTFTDEELRTGDPSDTIRRASMMPGQLQDSLVSHRHSLMAAQTGVATRSHRLSLMPGQLPARPALSSQLKSPKGSKHSSSSLSVHQTSVEKKTRASCFPRPLTPKNKNVSSGPSSTYLQPALSPAGRRESMMFTIENTPKSNNYLKKGLNKLRNSTRKSPGKALKKSPSQKNARKGQENSPSVNSRATVGRAAKAGSFKSPQVVANGQRGSKTTSRSAKSPGLTASARKEQVLLKENIV